A stretch of the Oxyura jamaicensis isolate SHBP4307 breed ruddy duck chromosome 4, BPBGC_Ojam_1.0, whole genome shotgun sequence genome encodes the following:
- the PLP1 gene encoding myelin proteolipid protein isoform X2 has protein sequence MGLLECCARCLIGAPFASLVATGLCFFGVALFCGCGHEALTGTEQLIETYFSKNYQDYEYLIDVIHAFQYVIYGTASFFFLYGALLLAEGFYTTGAVRQIFGDYKTTICGKGLSATFVGITYVLTIVWLLVFACSAVPVYIYFNTWTTCQSIANPSKTSASIGTLCADARMYGVLPWNAFPGKVCGSNLLSICKTSEFQMTFHLFIAAFVGAAATLVSLLTFMIAATYNFAVLKLMGRGTKF, from the exons GTCTGTTGGAGTGCTGCGCCAGATGCCTCATCGGGGCGCCCTTTGCCTCGCTGGTTGCCACCGGCCTGTGCTTCTTCGGGGTAGCGCTGTTTTGTGGCTGCGGGCACGAAGCCCTGACGGGCACCGAGCAGCTCATCGAGACCTACTTCTCCAAAAACTACCAGGACTATGAGTACCTCATCGATGT CATCCACGCTTTTCAGTATGTCATCTACGGCACGgcctccttcttcttcctctacggagccctgctgctggccgaAGGCTTCTACACCACCGGTGCCGTGCGGCAAATCTTCGGGGACTACAAGACCACCATCTGCGGCAAGGGCCTCAGCGCAACG TTTGTGGGCATTACCTACGTCCTGACCATCGTCTGGCTCCTGGTCTTCGCCTGCTCCGCGGTGCCGGTCTACATCTACTTTAACACCTGGACCACCTGCCAGTCCATCGCCAACCCCAGCAAGACCTCTGCCAGCATTGGCACCCTGTGTGCGGACGCCAGGATGTACG GCGTCCTGCCCTGGAACGCTTTCCCTGGGAAGGTGTGCGGCTCCAACCTGCTCTCCATCTGCAAGACCAGCGAG TTCCAAATGACTTTCCACCTCTTCATCGCGGCCTTTGTGGGGGCTGCTGCCACGCTGGTCTCACTG CTCACCTTCATGATCGCCGCCACCTACAACTTCGCCGTCCTCAAGCTGATGGGCCGAGGCACCAAGTTCTAG
- the PLP1 gene encoding myelin proteolipid protein isoform X1: protein MGLLECCARCLIGAPFASLVATGLCFFGVALFCGCGHEALTGTEQLIETYFSKNYQDYEYLIDVIHAFQYVIYGTASFFFLYGALLLAEGFYTTGAVRQIFGDYKTTICGKGLSATVTGGPKGRGARGPQRAHSLQRVCQCLGKWLGHPDKFVGITYVLTIVWLLVFACSAVPVYIYFNTWTTCQSIANPSKTSASIGTLCADARMYGVLPWNAFPGKVCGSNLLSICKTSEFQMTFHLFIAAFVGAAATLVSLLTFMIAATYNFAVLKLMGRGTKF from the exons GTCTGTTGGAGTGCTGCGCCAGATGCCTCATCGGGGCGCCCTTTGCCTCGCTGGTTGCCACCGGCCTGTGCTTCTTCGGGGTAGCGCTGTTTTGTGGCTGCGGGCACGAAGCCCTGACGGGCACCGAGCAGCTCATCGAGACCTACTTCTCCAAAAACTACCAGGACTATGAGTACCTCATCGATGT CATCCACGCTTTTCAGTATGTCATCTACGGCACGgcctccttcttcttcctctacggagccctgctgctggccgaAGGCTTCTACACCACCGGTGCCGTGCGGCAAATCTTCGGGGACTACAAGACCACCATCTGCGGCAAGGGCCTCAGCGCAACGGTAACCGGGGGCCCGAAAGGGAGGGGAGCGCGAGGCCCCCAGCGAGCTCACTCTTTGCAGCGGGTGTGTCAGTGTTTGGGAAAGTGGCTAGGACATCCTGACAAG TTTGTGGGCATTACCTACGTCCTGACCATCGTCTGGCTCCTGGTCTTCGCCTGCTCCGCGGTGCCGGTCTACATCTACTTTAACACCTGGACCACCTGCCAGTCCATCGCCAACCCCAGCAAGACCTCTGCCAGCATTGGCACCCTGTGTGCGGACGCCAGGATGTACG GCGTCCTGCCCTGGAACGCTTTCCCTGGGAAGGTGTGCGGCTCCAACCTGCTCTCCATCTGCAAGACCAGCGAG TTCCAAATGACTTTCCACCTCTTCATCGCGGCCTTTGTGGGGGCTGCTGCCACGCTGGTCTCACTG CTCACCTTCATGATCGCCGCCACCTACAACTTCGCCGTCCTCAAGCTGATGGGCCGAGGCACCAAGTTCTAG